The following are from one region of the Hippocampus zosterae strain Florida chromosome 9, ASM2543408v3, whole genome shotgun sequence genome:
- the ccdc66 gene encoding coiled-coil domain-containing protein 66 isoform X1: protein MYLGDGLLFELQNGKPKLIVLEHGVERNLVKNSLRPRLTYVLNSRQPSCADDVRALRPAGRRLAGQHPGNPRSAKGQAADSRASFASSGAADRMRGSQTASKPRARRTAAAGAEAAPKIKSECPKSSSTTAKGTSAQSERWAEASDAKSRSKDLPDNDGLRDTAACLSGKQVPRILSDVQTSSHDRYAAEEHRASTQPVEKEEIVSGGEMEEDRRGCDETKSGISPPKDGRSHGGLFGWLEQHDVDTRASVEAKKAQWRQQLNEQVALKQQQQQQHQQRSCSTSLGLQVEEGPGSVCSVQLAGCHKEQPAAIRSSLRLGTVTPIEEALAWERREEQRRLWLEDLDRQREETSQRRRREKMLHNQKEDHELWAAHFDSMQRKPTRVTLSPPICPPVDPPGAPPSGDWEVSSSLSLTWDALSSCGAESVGKAREEISSSSSRYPTRSSHLRSMTALLDPVQMEERERRRQKQLEHQRDIQAQMEERRQQRQEEEARRRMEEDEEERRITLERDLLNRRYQQEDCKHREERKEEKRGDDDQDDAGGVKESVGVRVSRPAASAEDKREKAVQTEAAPLSAGEERPPSLSKCKSKADKENTRAPGGGKSDEAYEAFARTEKKKEKMRPQWNTHRPSRRFVPASERYPATLQRSRRESRLERQEEVLGLQHRNCLPTNRQEPRRDASRPPSHKEDSNRISVSAKRGRSPPITQPSLQYIPYIRTDDVVHQDPIETADAPPPHAHTAASRSTLPPDIPSSSSPAEILVLRGTQRQQEILRGLAQLRQGLLQKQRELKGDLQRHGNERLVPPKC from the exons ATGTACCTCGG AGACGGGCTGCTCTTTGAACTTCAAAATGGAAAACCCAAACTGATTGTGCTCGAGCACG GTGTCGAGAGGAATCTTGTCAAG AATTCTCTCAGGCCTCGCCTAACCTACGTCCTCAACTCCAGGCAGCCATCCTGTGCTGACGATGTGCGGGCACTGCGTCCGGCAGGGCGACGCCTGGCGGGGCAGCACCCAGGTAATCCTAGAAGTGCCAAGGGACAGGCGGCAGATAGTAGAGCCTCCTTTGCGTCCAGCGGGGCAGCGGACAGAATGCGAGGCAGTCAGACAGCATCTAAACCAAGGGCACGTCGTACGGCAGCAGCCGGAGCTGAAGCTGCACCCAAG ATTAAGTCAGAATGCCCGAAAAGCAGCTCTACCACTGCCAAAGGAACATCTGCACAGTCTGAAAGATGGGCTGAGGCATCCGATGCAAAGTCGAGATCAAAAGACTTGCCTGACAACGACGGACTGAGAGACACGGCGGCGTGTTTGAGTGGCAAGCAGGTACCGCGCATTCTCAGCGACGTCCAAACCTCCAGTCATGACCGATACGCTGCAGAGGAGCACAGAGCGTCCACGCAGCCTG TAGAGAAAGAAGAAATAGTAAGCGGAGGAGAGATGGAAGAGGACAGACGAGGATGTGATGAAACAAAAAGTGGAATATCACCACCCAAAGACGGCAG GTCTCATGGAGGTCTGTTTGGCTGGCTGGAGCAGCATGACGTTGACACCAGAGCATCCGTGGAAGCCAAGAAGGCTCAGTGGAGGCAACAACTAA ACGAGCAGGTGGCcctgaagcagcagcagcagcagcaacatcaACAACGTAGTTGTTCAACCTCACTCGGACTTCAG GTAGAGGAGGGACCAGGCAGTGTGTGTTCAGTTCAGCTTGCGGGCTGCcacaaagagcagccggcagccATCAGGTCCAGCCTCAGACTTGgg acaGTGACTCCCATAGAGGAGGCTTTGGCATGGGAGAGAAGAGAAGAGCAGAGGAGGCTCTGGCTGGAAGATCTGGACCGACAGAGGGAGGAAACCAGCCAGCGGAGGAGGCGAGAGAAGATGCTGCACAACCAG AAAGAAGACCACGAGCTGTGGGCTGCGCACTTTGACTCAATGCAGCGCAAACCTACTAGAGTGACTCTTTCCCCACCAATTTGCCCACCGGTGGACCCACCTGGAGCCCCCCCCTCTGGAGACTGGGAGGTGTCGTCCAGCTTGTCCCTTACGTGGGACGCCCTCAGCAGCTGTGGAGCAGAGAGTGTGGGCAAAGCAAGAGAGgagatcagcagcagcagcagcagatacCCCACCAGGAGCAG CCATCTTCGGAGCATGACTGCCCTGCTGGACCCCGTCCAGATGGAGGAGCGTGAGAGAAGGAGGCAGAAGCAGCTGGAGCATCAG AGAGACATCCAAGCTCAGATGGAGGAGCGCCGGCAGCAGAGGCAGGAAGAAGAGGccaggaggaggatggaggaggacgaggaggagaggAGAATCACGCTGGAGAGGGACCTGCTGAACAGGAGGTACCAGCAGGAGGACTGCAAGCATCGGGAGGAGCGcaag gagGAGAAACGGGGTGATGATGATCAGGACGACGCTGGAGGAGTGAAGGAGTCAGTGGGAGTGCGTG TGTCACGTCCGGCTGCGAGTGCGGAGGACAAGAGAGAGAAGGCCGTGCAGACAG AAGCAGCCCCGCTTTCTGCCGGAGAAGAGCGCCCTCCCAGTCTTTCCAAATGCAAGAGCAAAGCGGACAAGGAGAACACACGTGCGCCTGGAGGAGGCAAAAGCGACGAGGCCTACGAGGCCTTCGCCAGGAcggagaagaagaaagagaagatgAGGCCGCAGTGGAACACACACAG GCCAAGCAGACGCTTCGTTCCCGCGTCGGAGCGTTACCCGGCCACGCTGCAAAGGAGCAGACGGGAGAGTCGACTCGAGAGGCAGGAGGAAGTCCTCGGTCTCCAGCACAGGAACTGCCTCCCCACAAACCGACAGGAGCCGCGCAGAGACGCAAGCCGGCCTCCGAGCCACAAA GAGGATTCGAACCGTATAAGTGTTTCTGCCAAAAG ggGGCGCTCTCCTCCCATCACACAGCCCTCCCTCCAGTACATCCCGTACATCCGCACCGATGATGTTGTCCACCAAGACCCCATCGAGACGGCCGACGCACCGCCTCCTCACGCGCACACAG CAGCTTCACGCTCGACGCTCCCTCCTGACATCCCCTCGTCCTCCTCCCCTGCGGAGATCCTCGTCCTGCGTGGCACCCAGCGACAGCAGGAAATTTTGAGGGGCCTAGCGCAACTACGACAG ggTTTACTTCAGAAGCAGAGGGAGCTGAAGGGTGACCTGCAACGTCATGGCAACGAGCGTCTGGTTCCCCCCAAATGTTAA
- the ccdc66 gene encoding coiled-coil domain-containing protein 66 isoform X3, giving the protein MYLGDGLLFELQNGKPKLIVLEHGVERNLVKNSLRPRLTYVLNSRQPSCADDVRALRPAGRRLAGQHPGNPRSAKGQAADSRASFASSGAADRMRGSQTASKPRARRTAAAGAEAAPKIKSECPKSSSTTAKGTSAQSERWAEASDAKSRSKDLPDNDGLRDTAACLSGKQVPRILSDVQTSSHDRYAAEEHRASTQPVEKEEIVSGGEMEEDRRGCDETKSGISPPKDGRSHGGLFGWLEQHDVDTRASVEAKKAQWRQQLNEQVALKQQQQQQHQQRSCSTSLGLQVEEGPGSVCSVQLAGCHKEQPAAIRSSLRLGTVTPIEEALAWERREEQRRLWLEDLDRQREETSQRRRREKMLHNQKEDHELWAAHFDSMQRKPTRVTLSPPICPPVDPPGAPPSGDWEVSSSLSLTWDALSSCGAESVGKAREEISSSSSRYPTRSSHLRSMTALLDPVQMEERERRRQKQLEHQRDIQAQMEERRQQRQEEEARRRMEEDEEERRITLERDLLNRRYQQEDCKHREERKEEKRGDDDQDDAGGVKESVGVRVSRPAASAEDKREKAVQTEAAPLSAGEERPPSLSKCKSKADKENTRAPGGGKSDEAYEAFARTEKKKEKMRPQWNTHRPSRRFVPASERYPATLQRSRRESRLERQEEVLGLQHRNCLPTNRQEPRRDASRPPSHKEDSNRISVSAKRGRSPPITQPSLQYIPYIRTDDVVHQDPIETADAPPPHAHTASRSTLPPDIPSSSSPAEILVLRGTQRQQEILRGLAQLRQGLLQKQRELKGDLQRHGNERLVPPKC; this is encoded by the exons ATGTACCTCGG AGACGGGCTGCTCTTTGAACTTCAAAATGGAAAACCCAAACTGATTGTGCTCGAGCACG GTGTCGAGAGGAATCTTGTCAAG AATTCTCTCAGGCCTCGCCTAACCTACGTCCTCAACTCCAGGCAGCCATCCTGTGCTGACGATGTGCGGGCACTGCGTCCGGCAGGGCGACGCCTGGCGGGGCAGCACCCAGGTAATCCTAGAAGTGCCAAGGGACAGGCGGCAGATAGTAGAGCCTCCTTTGCGTCCAGCGGGGCAGCGGACAGAATGCGAGGCAGTCAGACAGCATCTAAACCAAGGGCACGTCGTACGGCAGCAGCCGGAGCTGAAGCTGCACCCAAG ATTAAGTCAGAATGCCCGAAAAGCAGCTCTACCACTGCCAAAGGAACATCTGCACAGTCTGAAAGATGGGCTGAGGCATCCGATGCAAAGTCGAGATCAAAAGACTTGCCTGACAACGACGGACTGAGAGACACGGCGGCGTGTTTGAGTGGCAAGCAGGTACCGCGCATTCTCAGCGACGTCCAAACCTCCAGTCATGACCGATACGCTGCAGAGGAGCACAGAGCGTCCACGCAGCCTG TAGAGAAAGAAGAAATAGTAAGCGGAGGAGAGATGGAAGAGGACAGACGAGGATGTGATGAAACAAAAAGTGGAATATCACCACCCAAAGACGGCAG GTCTCATGGAGGTCTGTTTGGCTGGCTGGAGCAGCATGACGTTGACACCAGAGCATCCGTGGAAGCCAAGAAGGCTCAGTGGAGGCAACAACTAA ACGAGCAGGTGGCcctgaagcagcagcagcagcagcaacatcaACAACGTAGTTGTTCAACCTCACTCGGACTTCAG GTAGAGGAGGGACCAGGCAGTGTGTGTTCAGTTCAGCTTGCGGGCTGCcacaaagagcagccggcagccATCAGGTCCAGCCTCAGACTTGgg acaGTGACTCCCATAGAGGAGGCTTTGGCATGGGAGAGAAGAGAAGAGCAGAGGAGGCTCTGGCTGGAAGATCTGGACCGACAGAGGGAGGAAACCAGCCAGCGGAGGAGGCGAGAGAAGATGCTGCACAACCAG AAAGAAGACCACGAGCTGTGGGCTGCGCACTTTGACTCAATGCAGCGCAAACCTACTAGAGTGACTCTTTCCCCACCAATTTGCCCACCGGTGGACCCACCTGGAGCCCCCCCCTCTGGAGACTGGGAGGTGTCGTCCAGCTTGTCCCTTACGTGGGACGCCCTCAGCAGCTGTGGAGCAGAGAGTGTGGGCAAAGCAAGAGAGgagatcagcagcagcagcagcagatacCCCACCAGGAGCAG CCATCTTCGGAGCATGACTGCCCTGCTGGACCCCGTCCAGATGGAGGAGCGTGAGAGAAGGAGGCAGAAGCAGCTGGAGCATCAG AGAGACATCCAAGCTCAGATGGAGGAGCGCCGGCAGCAGAGGCAGGAAGAAGAGGccaggaggaggatggaggaggacgaggaggagaggAGAATCACGCTGGAGAGGGACCTGCTGAACAGGAGGTACCAGCAGGAGGACTGCAAGCATCGGGAGGAGCGcaag gagGAGAAACGGGGTGATGATGATCAGGACGACGCTGGAGGAGTGAAGGAGTCAGTGGGAGTGCGTG TGTCACGTCCGGCTGCGAGTGCGGAGGACAAGAGAGAGAAGGCCGTGCAGACAG AAGCAGCCCCGCTTTCTGCCGGAGAAGAGCGCCCTCCCAGTCTTTCCAAATGCAAGAGCAAAGCGGACAAGGAGAACACACGTGCGCCTGGAGGAGGCAAAAGCGACGAGGCCTACGAGGCCTTCGCCAGGAcggagaagaagaaagagaagatgAGGCCGCAGTGGAACACACACAG GCCAAGCAGACGCTTCGTTCCCGCGTCGGAGCGTTACCCGGCCACGCTGCAAAGGAGCAGACGGGAGAGTCGACTCGAGAGGCAGGAGGAAGTCCTCGGTCTCCAGCACAGGAACTGCCTCCCCACAAACCGACAGGAGCCGCGCAGAGACGCAAGCCGGCCTCCGAGCCACAAA GAGGATTCGAACCGTATAAGTGTTTCTGCCAAAAG ggGGCGCTCTCCTCCCATCACACAGCCCTCCCTCCAGTACATCCCGTACATCCGCACCGATGATGTTGTCCACCAAGACCCCATCGAGACGGCCGACGCACCGCCTCCTCACGCGCACACAG CTTCACGCTCGACGCTCCCTCCTGACATCCCCTCGTCCTCCTCCCCTGCGGAGATCCTCGTCCTGCGTGGCACCCAGCGACAGCAGGAAATTTTGAGGGGCCTAGCGCAACTACGACAG ggTTTACTTCAGAAGCAGAGGGAGCTGAAGGGTGACCTGCAACGTCATGGCAACGAGCGTCTGGTTCCCCCCAAATGTTAA
- the ccdc66 gene encoding coiled-coil domain-containing protein 66 isoform X2 produces the protein MYLGDGLLFELQNGKPKLIVLEHGVERNLVKNSLRPRLTYVLNSRQPSCADDVRALRPAGRRLAGQHPGNPRSAKGQAADSRASFASSGAADRMRGSQTASKPRARRTAAAGAEAAPKIKSECPKSSSTTAKGTSAQSERWAEASDAKSRSKDLPDNDGLRDTAACLSGKQVPRILSDVQTSSHDRYAAEEHRASTQPEKEEIVSGGEMEEDRRGCDETKSGISPPKDGRSHGGLFGWLEQHDVDTRASVEAKKAQWRQQLNEQVALKQQQQQQHQQRSCSTSLGLQVEEGPGSVCSVQLAGCHKEQPAAIRSSLRLGTVTPIEEALAWERREEQRRLWLEDLDRQREETSQRRRREKMLHNQKEDHELWAAHFDSMQRKPTRVTLSPPICPPVDPPGAPPSGDWEVSSSLSLTWDALSSCGAESVGKAREEISSSSSRYPTRSSHLRSMTALLDPVQMEERERRRQKQLEHQRDIQAQMEERRQQRQEEEARRRMEEDEEERRITLERDLLNRRYQQEDCKHREERKEEKRGDDDQDDAGGVKESVGVRVSRPAASAEDKREKAVQTEAAPLSAGEERPPSLSKCKSKADKENTRAPGGGKSDEAYEAFARTEKKKEKMRPQWNTHRPSRRFVPASERYPATLQRSRRESRLERQEEVLGLQHRNCLPTNRQEPRRDASRPPSHKEDSNRISVSAKRGRSPPITQPSLQYIPYIRTDDVVHQDPIETADAPPPHAHTAASRSTLPPDIPSSSSPAEILVLRGTQRQQEILRGLAQLRQGLLQKQRELKGDLQRHGNERLVPPKC, from the exons ATGTACCTCGG AGACGGGCTGCTCTTTGAACTTCAAAATGGAAAACCCAAACTGATTGTGCTCGAGCACG GTGTCGAGAGGAATCTTGTCAAG AATTCTCTCAGGCCTCGCCTAACCTACGTCCTCAACTCCAGGCAGCCATCCTGTGCTGACGATGTGCGGGCACTGCGTCCGGCAGGGCGACGCCTGGCGGGGCAGCACCCAGGTAATCCTAGAAGTGCCAAGGGACAGGCGGCAGATAGTAGAGCCTCCTTTGCGTCCAGCGGGGCAGCGGACAGAATGCGAGGCAGTCAGACAGCATCTAAACCAAGGGCACGTCGTACGGCAGCAGCCGGAGCTGAAGCTGCACCCAAG ATTAAGTCAGAATGCCCGAAAAGCAGCTCTACCACTGCCAAAGGAACATCTGCACAGTCTGAAAGATGGGCTGAGGCATCCGATGCAAAGTCGAGATCAAAAGACTTGCCTGACAACGACGGACTGAGAGACACGGCGGCGTGTTTGAGTGGCAAGCAGGTACCGCGCATTCTCAGCGACGTCCAAACCTCCAGTCATGACCGATACGCTGCAGAGGAGCACAGAGCGTCCACGCAGCCTG AGAAAGAAGAAATAGTAAGCGGAGGAGAGATGGAAGAGGACAGACGAGGATGTGATGAAACAAAAAGTGGAATATCACCACCCAAAGACGGCAG GTCTCATGGAGGTCTGTTTGGCTGGCTGGAGCAGCATGACGTTGACACCAGAGCATCCGTGGAAGCCAAGAAGGCTCAGTGGAGGCAACAACTAA ACGAGCAGGTGGCcctgaagcagcagcagcagcagcaacatcaACAACGTAGTTGTTCAACCTCACTCGGACTTCAG GTAGAGGAGGGACCAGGCAGTGTGTGTTCAGTTCAGCTTGCGGGCTGCcacaaagagcagccggcagccATCAGGTCCAGCCTCAGACTTGgg acaGTGACTCCCATAGAGGAGGCTTTGGCATGGGAGAGAAGAGAAGAGCAGAGGAGGCTCTGGCTGGAAGATCTGGACCGACAGAGGGAGGAAACCAGCCAGCGGAGGAGGCGAGAGAAGATGCTGCACAACCAG AAAGAAGACCACGAGCTGTGGGCTGCGCACTTTGACTCAATGCAGCGCAAACCTACTAGAGTGACTCTTTCCCCACCAATTTGCCCACCGGTGGACCCACCTGGAGCCCCCCCCTCTGGAGACTGGGAGGTGTCGTCCAGCTTGTCCCTTACGTGGGACGCCCTCAGCAGCTGTGGAGCAGAGAGTGTGGGCAAAGCAAGAGAGgagatcagcagcagcagcagcagatacCCCACCAGGAGCAG CCATCTTCGGAGCATGACTGCCCTGCTGGACCCCGTCCAGATGGAGGAGCGTGAGAGAAGGAGGCAGAAGCAGCTGGAGCATCAG AGAGACATCCAAGCTCAGATGGAGGAGCGCCGGCAGCAGAGGCAGGAAGAAGAGGccaggaggaggatggaggaggacgaggaggagaggAGAATCACGCTGGAGAGGGACCTGCTGAACAGGAGGTACCAGCAGGAGGACTGCAAGCATCGGGAGGAGCGcaag gagGAGAAACGGGGTGATGATGATCAGGACGACGCTGGAGGAGTGAAGGAGTCAGTGGGAGTGCGTG TGTCACGTCCGGCTGCGAGTGCGGAGGACAAGAGAGAGAAGGCCGTGCAGACAG AAGCAGCCCCGCTTTCTGCCGGAGAAGAGCGCCCTCCCAGTCTTTCCAAATGCAAGAGCAAAGCGGACAAGGAGAACACACGTGCGCCTGGAGGAGGCAAAAGCGACGAGGCCTACGAGGCCTTCGCCAGGAcggagaagaagaaagagaagatgAGGCCGCAGTGGAACACACACAG GCCAAGCAGACGCTTCGTTCCCGCGTCGGAGCGTTACCCGGCCACGCTGCAAAGGAGCAGACGGGAGAGTCGACTCGAGAGGCAGGAGGAAGTCCTCGGTCTCCAGCACAGGAACTGCCTCCCCACAAACCGACAGGAGCCGCGCAGAGACGCAAGCCGGCCTCCGAGCCACAAA GAGGATTCGAACCGTATAAGTGTTTCTGCCAAAAG ggGGCGCTCTCCTCCCATCACACAGCCCTCCCTCCAGTACATCCCGTACATCCGCACCGATGATGTTGTCCACCAAGACCCCATCGAGACGGCCGACGCACCGCCTCCTCACGCGCACACAG CAGCTTCACGCTCGACGCTCCCTCCTGACATCCCCTCGTCCTCCTCCCCTGCGGAGATCCTCGTCCTGCGTGGCACCCAGCGACAGCAGGAAATTTTGAGGGGCCTAGCGCAACTACGACAG ggTTTACTTCAGAAGCAGAGGGAGCTGAAGGGTGACCTGCAACGTCATGGCAACGAGCGTCTGGTTCCCCCCAAATGTTAA
- the ccdc66 gene encoding coiled-coil domain-containing protein 66 isoform X4, translating into MYLGDGLLFELQNGKPKLIVLEHGVERNLVKNSLRPRLTYVLNSRQPSCADDVRALRPAGRRLAGQHPGNPRSAKGQAADSRASFASSGAADRMRGSQTASKPRARRTAAAGAEAAPKIKSECPKSSSTTAKGTSAQSERWAEASDAKSRSKDLPDNDGLRDTAACLSGKQVPRILSDVQTSSHDRYAAEEHRASTQPVEKEEIVSGGEMEEDRRGCDETKSGISPPKDGRSHGGLFGWLEQHDVDTRASVEAKKAQWRQQLNEQVALKQQQQQQHQQRSCSTSLGLQVEEGPGSVCSVQLAGCHKEQPAAIRSSLRLGTVTPIEEALAWERREEQRRLWLEDLDRQREETSQRRRREKMLHNQKEDHELWAAHFDSMQRKPTRVTLSPPICPPVDPPGAPPSGDWEVSSSLSLTWDALSSCGAESVGKAREEISSSSSRYPTRSSHLRSMTALLDPVQMEERERRRQKQLEHQRDIQAQMEERRQQRQEEEARRRMEEDEEERRITLERDLLNRRYQQEDCKHREERKEEKRGDDDQDDAGGVKESVGVRVSRPAASAEDKREKAVQTERPPSLSKCKSKADKENTRAPGGGKSDEAYEAFARTEKKKEKMRPQWNTHRPSRRFVPASERYPATLQRSRRESRLERQEEVLGLQHRNCLPTNRQEPRRDASRPPSHKEDSNRISVSAKRGRSPPITQPSLQYIPYIRTDDVVHQDPIETADAPPPHAHTAASRSTLPPDIPSSSSPAEILVLRGTQRQQEILRGLAQLRQGLLQKQRELKGDLQRHGNERLVPPKC; encoded by the exons ATGTACCTCGG AGACGGGCTGCTCTTTGAACTTCAAAATGGAAAACCCAAACTGATTGTGCTCGAGCACG GTGTCGAGAGGAATCTTGTCAAG AATTCTCTCAGGCCTCGCCTAACCTACGTCCTCAACTCCAGGCAGCCATCCTGTGCTGACGATGTGCGGGCACTGCGTCCGGCAGGGCGACGCCTGGCGGGGCAGCACCCAGGTAATCCTAGAAGTGCCAAGGGACAGGCGGCAGATAGTAGAGCCTCCTTTGCGTCCAGCGGGGCAGCGGACAGAATGCGAGGCAGTCAGACAGCATCTAAACCAAGGGCACGTCGTACGGCAGCAGCCGGAGCTGAAGCTGCACCCAAG ATTAAGTCAGAATGCCCGAAAAGCAGCTCTACCACTGCCAAAGGAACATCTGCACAGTCTGAAAGATGGGCTGAGGCATCCGATGCAAAGTCGAGATCAAAAGACTTGCCTGACAACGACGGACTGAGAGACACGGCGGCGTGTTTGAGTGGCAAGCAGGTACCGCGCATTCTCAGCGACGTCCAAACCTCCAGTCATGACCGATACGCTGCAGAGGAGCACAGAGCGTCCACGCAGCCTG TAGAGAAAGAAGAAATAGTAAGCGGAGGAGAGATGGAAGAGGACAGACGAGGATGTGATGAAACAAAAAGTGGAATATCACCACCCAAAGACGGCAG GTCTCATGGAGGTCTGTTTGGCTGGCTGGAGCAGCATGACGTTGACACCAGAGCATCCGTGGAAGCCAAGAAGGCTCAGTGGAGGCAACAACTAA ACGAGCAGGTGGCcctgaagcagcagcagcagcagcaacatcaACAACGTAGTTGTTCAACCTCACTCGGACTTCAG GTAGAGGAGGGACCAGGCAGTGTGTGTTCAGTTCAGCTTGCGGGCTGCcacaaagagcagccggcagccATCAGGTCCAGCCTCAGACTTGgg acaGTGACTCCCATAGAGGAGGCTTTGGCATGGGAGAGAAGAGAAGAGCAGAGGAGGCTCTGGCTGGAAGATCTGGACCGACAGAGGGAGGAAACCAGCCAGCGGAGGAGGCGAGAGAAGATGCTGCACAACCAG AAAGAAGACCACGAGCTGTGGGCTGCGCACTTTGACTCAATGCAGCGCAAACCTACTAGAGTGACTCTTTCCCCACCAATTTGCCCACCGGTGGACCCACCTGGAGCCCCCCCCTCTGGAGACTGGGAGGTGTCGTCCAGCTTGTCCCTTACGTGGGACGCCCTCAGCAGCTGTGGAGCAGAGAGTGTGGGCAAAGCAAGAGAGgagatcagcagcagcagcagcagatacCCCACCAGGAGCAG CCATCTTCGGAGCATGACTGCCCTGCTGGACCCCGTCCAGATGGAGGAGCGTGAGAGAAGGAGGCAGAAGCAGCTGGAGCATCAG AGAGACATCCAAGCTCAGATGGAGGAGCGCCGGCAGCAGAGGCAGGAAGAAGAGGccaggaggaggatggaggaggacgaggaggagaggAGAATCACGCTGGAGAGGGACCTGCTGAACAGGAGGTACCAGCAGGAGGACTGCAAGCATCGGGAGGAGCGcaag gagGAGAAACGGGGTGATGATGATCAGGACGACGCTGGAGGAGTGAAGGAGTCAGTGGGAGTGCGTG TGTCACGTCCGGCTGCGAGTGCGGAGGACAAGAGAGAGAAGGCCGTGCAGACAG AGCGCCCTCCCAGTCTTTCCAAATGCAAGAGCAAAGCGGACAAGGAGAACACACGTGCGCCTGGAGGAGGCAAAAGCGACGAGGCCTACGAGGCCTTCGCCAGGAcggagaagaagaaagagaagatgAGGCCGCAGTGGAACACACACAG GCCAAGCAGACGCTTCGTTCCCGCGTCGGAGCGTTACCCGGCCACGCTGCAAAGGAGCAGACGGGAGAGTCGACTCGAGAGGCAGGAGGAAGTCCTCGGTCTCCAGCACAGGAACTGCCTCCCCACAAACCGACAGGAGCCGCGCAGAGACGCAAGCCGGCCTCCGAGCCACAAA GAGGATTCGAACCGTATAAGTGTTTCTGCCAAAAG ggGGCGCTCTCCTCCCATCACACAGCCCTCCCTCCAGTACATCCCGTACATCCGCACCGATGATGTTGTCCACCAAGACCCCATCGAGACGGCCGACGCACCGCCTCCTCACGCGCACACAG CAGCTTCACGCTCGACGCTCCCTCCTGACATCCCCTCGTCCTCCTCCCCTGCGGAGATCCTCGTCCTGCGTGGCACCCAGCGACAGCAGGAAATTTTGAGGGGCCTAGCGCAACTACGACAG ggTTTACTTCAGAAGCAGAGGGAGCTGAAGGGTGACCTGCAACGTCATGGCAACGAGCGTCTGGTTCCCCCCAAATGTTAA